Proteins from a genomic interval of Rosa chinensis cultivar Old Blush chromosome 2, RchiOBHm-V2, whole genome shotgun sequence:
- the LOC112184383 gene encoding uncharacterized protein LOC112184383, which translates to MVSDINSYMTVTSFCFCVQACIQLLMLLSILKMRVIGDVDSENESNWRFFLEVLAEEFAKLPMRRVTFISDRHVGLVSAFPSVFPNNPHGFCFRHLMTNLSDKFLAGSYLKDRIPYLFMCCAYSRTPEMYEFNMEILRSEGGDIVAQFLEDLPKENWCMAYFNGERFGEMTNNLAESFNNWVLPLKSLPILDINDGIRVKSMASIAARKQDAQEWFSELCPVIEKKLKENLEVGRHWRVSRSDTYVYEVHCQKYNSLVNLETHFCSCGEWQLYGFPCSHALVVIQQHGSSPYLYVNELYKVEKYRETYSFPINPLPSISKQVHDFGRDAVILQPPLTRRPPGRPRKKRFRKRSEQTRVIKCGGCVKCDGHNRKSCTAPI; encoded by the coding sequence atggtcagtgacattaaCAGTTACATGACAGTgacatcattttgtttttgtgttcagGCTTGTATCCAGTTGCTTATGCTATTGTCGATTCTGAAAATGAGAGTAATTGGAGATGTCGATTCTGAAAATGAGAGTAATTGGAGATTTTTTCTTGAGGTTTTGGCTGAAGAGTTTGCAAAACTCCCTATGAGGAGGGTGACGTTCATTTCTGATCGTCATGTTGGGCTTGTTAGTGCTTTCCCTAGTGTGTTTCCCAATAATCCACATGGGTTTTGTTTTAGACATCTGATGACTAACCTTTCTGACAAATTTCTAGCAGGTTCTTACCTTAAGGATCGGATTCCTTACTTGTTTATGTGTTGTGCTTATTCTCGCACACCGGAGATGTATGAGTTCAATATGGAAATCTTGAGGAGTGAAGGTGGCGACATAGTTGCTCAATTTCTGGAGGATCTTCCGAAGGAGAACTGGTGTATGGCGTACTTTAACGGCGAAAGATTTGGTGAAATGACAAATAACTTGGctgagtctttcaataattgggTGTTGCCTTTGAAGAGTCTTCCTATTCTTGATATTAATGATGGGATTAGAGTGAAGTCCATGGCTTCAATTGCTGCTCGGAAGCAGGATGCTCAAGAATGGTTCTCTGAGTTGTGCCCGGTGATTGAAAAGAAGCTGAAGGAGAATTTGGAAGTCGGAAGGCATTGGAGAGTGAGCAGGTCTGATACCTATGTGTATGAAGTTCATTGCCAGAAGTACAATAGCCTGGTAAATTTGGAAACTCACTTTTGTTCGTGTGGAGAATGGCAGCTGTATGGCTTCCCATGTTCCCATGCCCTTGTAGTGATCCAACAACATGGTTCTTCCCCGTATTTGTATGTCAATGAGCTGTACAAGGTGGAGAAATATCGAGAAACTTATTCTTTCCCAATTAATCCTCTTCCCTCTATTTCGAAGCAAGTGCATGATTTTGGTAGAGATGCGGTGATATTGCAGCCTCCTTTGACTAGAAGACCACCGGGAAGGCCTAGAAAGAAGAGGTTCAGAAAAAGGAGCGAGCAAACCAGGGTGATCAAGTGTGGTGGGTGCGTAAAATGTGATGGTCACAACAGAAAGAGTTGTACAGCTCCGATATAG